A genomic stretch from Desulfohalobium retbaense DSM 5692 includes:
- a CDS encoding OmpP1/FadL family transporter gives MRKVVLFTFALLTLSFSTANGAGFATYEWSARGNALGGSVVGMADDPAAVASNPAGITQLEGGHGLFGLTAIYPQAEVTTKPQGGPEQTTSGEDNIWTLPHAYYTRQLSDRYWLGLGVFTRFALGTEYHDDWPGRYNTRYTGIKTVSFNPNLAMKLTDTVSLAVGVEVMHMDFQQRKVKDASALAGQKTDPETTTYDFSADLNGQSQGVGFNIGLHYKPLDWIQAGIIYRSPVDQKVEGEVNFDRSNLSKLTAINPAYGGSFQDMDAWGEITLPDSFQAGIAFNLTQKLTVEVGGAYTFWSKYDELTFNYEKPVISVKPSSDTSTTPKSWEDTWRFNIGAEYAVTPWCDLRAGYVYDQSPVQDEYADYLIPADDRQIFSFGTGFALNEQWTLDLSYNYIMIQDRTVDYDEVRVEDEGVYAAEFDNANAHMVGMSLGYEF, from the coding sequence ATGCGTAAGGTTGTGCTATTCACATTCGCGTTGCTCACACTGAGTTTTTCCACAGCCAACGGCGCCGGCTTCGCCACGTACGAGTGGAGCGCCCGCGGCAACGCTCTCGGCGGCTCCGTAGTCGGTATGGCCGACGATCCGGCCGCGGTGGCGTCCAACCCAGCCGGTATCACCCAACTCGAGGGCGGCCACGGCCTGTTTGGCCTGACAGCCATTTATCCCCAGGCCGAGGTGACCACGAAACCCCAAGGGGGACCTGAACAAACCACCAGCGGCGAAGACAATATCTGGACCCTGCCCCACGCCTATTACACCCGCCAGCTCTCCGACCGCTACTGGCTCGGCCTCGGCGTGTTCACCCGCTTCGCCCTGGGCACAGAATACCACGACGACTGGCCCGGCCGTTACAACACCCGCTACACCGGCATCAAGACCGTCTCCTTCAATCCCAACCTGGCCATGAAACTCACGGACACGGTCTCTCTGGCCGTGGGCGTTGAAGTGATGCATATGGATTTCCAGCAGCGGAAAGTTAAGGACGCCTCAGCTTTGGCAGGACAAAAAACTGATCCTGAAACAACCACATACGACTTTAGCGCTGACCTTAATGGTCAAAGTCAAGGTGTTGGATTTAATATCGGTTTACATTACAAGCCCCTGGATTGGATCCAAGCCGGGATTATCTACCGCAGTCCGGTAGATCAAAAAGTGGAAGGGGAGGTTAACTTCGATCGGTCTAATTTATCTAAGTTAACAGCCATTAATCCAGCATATGGTGGTTCTTTTCAAGACATGGATGCATGGGGAGAGATCACCTTACCCGACAGTTTTCAGGCCGGCATAGCCTTTAATCTTACCCAAAAGCTGACTGTGGAAGTGGGTGGAGCTTACACCTTTTGGAGCAAATACGACGAATTGACTTTCAATTACGAAAAACCTGTGATCTCAGTCAAACCTTCTTCAGATACATCAACTACCCCAAAAAGCTGGGAAGACACTTGGCGATTCAATATCGGCGCGGAATACGCCGTGACCCCGTGGTGCGATCTGCGGGCCGGGTATGTCTACGACCAGTCTCCTGTTCAGGATGAATACGCCGATTATCTCATCCCGGCTGATGACCGCCAGATCTTCTCCTTTGGCACCGGCTTCGCCCTGAACGAGCAATGGACCCTGGATCTTTCCTACAACTACATCATGATCCAAGATCGGACCGTTGATTACGACGAAGTACGCGTCGAAGACGAAGGCGTCTACGCTGCGGAATTCGACAACGCCAACGCCCACATGGTCGGCATGAGCCTCGGCTACGAATTCTAA
- a CDS encoding MarR family winged helix-turn-helix transcriptional regulator, whose amino-acid sequence MYEDKEFLLEDSPGFLLNRTALRIKKDFQRRISAAELDVTAEQCAVLWSLWRREGCFQRELAEQTFKDITNITRILDGLERRGMVRRVRDEHDRRMSRVYLTEQGTSLQDKITAIASELGRDAYQGIDESDLQELRRVLNLVYANLSDA is encoded by the coding sequence ATGTACGAAGACAAAGAATTCCTTTTAGAGGACTCGCCGGGCTTTCTGCTCAACCGCACCGCGCTGCGGATCAAAAAGGATTTCCAGCGGCGCATTTCCGCAGCCGAGCTCGATGTCACGGCCGAGCAATGCGCAGTTTTGTGGAGTTTGTGGCGCCGGGAGGGGTGTTTCCAGCGTGAGTTGGCGGAACAGACCTTTAAGGATATCACCAATATCACCCGCATCCTGGACGGTCTGGAGCGCCGCGGCATGGTCAGGCGCGTTCGCGATGAACACGACCGCCGGATGAGCCGCGTGTATCTGACCGAGCAGGGCACAAGTTTGCAGGATAAGATTACGGCCATTGCCAGCGAACTGGGGCGCGACGCCTATCAGGGTATTGACGAGAGCGACCTGCAAGAATTGCGGCGAGTATTGAATCTGGTTTACGCGAATTTAAGCGACGCTTGA
- a CDS encoding MerR family transcriptional regulator, which yields MEDDLLSIKEIARQLEVPESNVRYWRDRFEDYLPVVGEGRKRRYKKQALDIFQAIRDGYQANQSTEDIARDLARNYPRTMRVAPDEPAQDPAAEIQSVHSPFESVQTLVQSQAKTLEHLASSLNASHSLDPRLKELQHRQEVLHKALASLWKHHKMQRRQLHEARMESAQARAEQQKLEQRLQSLEHVVAEHAEAQREERHKLEKEIGQYRYWLKKLVAHLDPERQGNSCS from the coding sequence ATGGAAGATGACCTGCTCAGTATCAAAGAAATCGCGCGTCAGCTCGAAGTACCGGAGAGCAATGTCCGCTATTGGCGGGATCGTTTTGAAGATTATTTACCGGTGGTTGGCGAAGGACGCAAGCGGCGGTACAAAAAGCAGGCCCTGGATATCTTCCAGGCCATTCGTGATGGCTATCAGGCCAATCAATCCACCGAGGACATCGCCCGAGACTTAGCCAGGAATTACCCGCGCACCATGCGGGTCGCGCCGGACGAGCCCGCCCAGGATCCCGCAGCAGAAATCCAGTCCGTCCACTCGCCTTTCGAATCCGTCCAGACCCTCGTCCAGAGTCAGGCCAAGACGCTGGAACATCTTGCCAGCTCCCTGAATGCTTCGCACAGCCTCGATCCCCGCCTCAAAGAACTCCAACACCGCCAGGAAGTGCTGCACAAGGCCCTTGCTTCACTCTGGAAACACCACAAGATGCAGCGCCGCCAACTCCATGAAGCCAGGATGGAAAGTGCCCAGGCCCGGGCGGAGCAGCAAAAATTGGAACAACGCCTGCAAAGCCTGGAACACGTAGTGGCAGAACACGCGGAGGCCCAGCGTGAGGAGCGGCACAAACTCGAAAAAGAAATTGGCCAATACCGGTATTGGCTCAAAAAACTGGTGGCCCACCTCGACCCGGAACGCCAAGGGAATTCTTGCTCATAA
- a CDS encoding efflux RND transporter periplasmic adaptor subunit, translating to MALSSKVVRSVVLIAGLIVISIAVALYILRHPPKQPTPGEAMDPRVEVQVQAIQPRVFQRKFTLWGTVHPKRQAAVAAGVAGDVQWVSPQCEPGEMVEAGQALLRLDERTFRAVFEEARAQVAEAQAALALQRLDNAKQEKILEQLRQQVQAARASLQRFTTLRQRETISQAELDREQERVSDVVSRFVQQREQVRTAAAQLERAEAALAGARARQDRSRADLERTTIRAPFSGRVMRREVDTGDRVTVGQPVFHLGQFREVRVAVEIPSSRLALVHKGVKATVRLPQASRQWEGRLVHLAPSGDAETRLFPAEVAVENTTAPLLLGGQFVAVECAERDPKRYMAVPLRAIGQDDEGDYVFVVQGDPLRAVRRSVQRLWFQDGEVLVTGLQPGDRVVVEGQADLSSGTAVKVGRS from the coding sequence ATGGCTCTTTCCAGTAAAGTGGTCCGCAGTGTGGTGCTCATTGCCGGCCTGATTGTCATCAGTATCGCCGTTGCCCTGTATATCCTGCGTCACCCGCCCAAGCAACCCACTCCCGGCGAGGCCATGGACCCTCGCGTGGAAGTGCAGGTCCAAGCCATACAACCCCGCGTGTTCCAGCGCAAGTTTACGTTGTGGGGGACTGTCCACCCCAAGCGCCAGGCAGCTGTTGCAGCCGGTGTCGCCGGCGACGTCCAATGGGTCAGTCCGCAATGCGAACCGGGGGAAATGGTGGAGGCCGGGCAAGCCCTGCTCCGTCTGGACGAGCGAACCTTCCGGGCCGTTTTTGAAGAAGCCCGGGCGCAAGTGGCCGAGGCGCAAGCCGCGCTGGCCCTGCAGCGCCTGGACAACGCCAAGCAGGAAAAAATCCTCGAACAATTGCGTCAGCAGGTCCAGGCCGCCCGGGCCAGCCTGCAGCGGTTTACGACCCTGCGCCAGCGTGAAACCATCTCTCAGGCGGAACTCGACCGGGAGCAGGAACGTGTCAGTGATGTCGTCAGCCGGTTTGTGCAGCAACGCGAGCAGGTTCGCACGGCCGCTGCGCAATTGGAGCGGGCCGAAGCCGCGTTGGCCGGGGCCAGGGCCCGGCAGGACCGGTCCCGGGCTGACCTCGAACGGACCACGATCCGGGCCCCGTTCTCCGGCAGGGTCATGCGCCGGGAGGTGGATACGGGCGACCGGGTGACGGTTGGACAGCCAGTGTTTCATCTCGGGCAGTTCCGTGAAGTCCGGGTCGCGGTGGAGATCCCGTCCAGTCGGCTCGCTCTGGTGCATAAAGGGGTGAAGGCCACGGTCCGTTTACCACAGGCGTCCCGCCAATGGGAGGGGCGACTGGTGCATCTGGCACCGTCGGGCGACGCCGAGACCCGCCTTTTCCCCGCTGAAGTGGCGGTGGAGAACACAACTGCCCCGCTTCTGCTCGGCGGGCAATTCGTCGCCGTCGAGTGCGCGGAGCGCGACCCAAAACGGTATATGGCCGTGCCCTTACGCGCCATCGGCCAGGATGACGAAGGGGATTACGTCTTTGTCGTTCAGGGGGATCCCCTGAGGGCGGTGCGACGTTCGGTTCAACGGCTCTGGTTTCAGGACGGCGAGGTCCTGGTCACCGGCCTCCAGCCCGGGGACCGAGTTGTCGTTGAAGGGCAGGCGGATTTGAGCTCAGGCACTGCTGTCAAAGTGGGGCGGTCATGA